The following proteins are co-located in the Apium graveolens cultivar Ventura chromosome 5, ASM990537v1, whole genome shotgun sequence genome:
- the LOC141660626 gene encoding uncharacterized protein LOC141660626 yields MYIFGPYSVASGQRKFILVAIDYFTKWIGAKALAKITTKKISQFFWENMICRFGIPRILVTDNGRQFDNAEFREYYDDNSIELRFTSVAHPQSNGQAEVANRIILDGLKKRVERSRKTWADELLPILWEYRTTYKVTTEATPFMLAYGAEAVVPLEITHGSPKIKAYEPETNKEGMRLALDLIDEVRDEANAHNAEHQ; encoded by the coding sequence ATGTATATATTTGGACCATATTCTGTAGCATCGGGACAGAGGAAGTTCATCTTGGTAGCCATAGACTACTTTACGAAGTGGATTGGGGCTAAAgcactagccaagataaccaccaagaaAATTTCCCAATTCTTTTGGGAGAATATGATTTGCCGATTTGGAATCCCACGCATCCTTGTCACGGACAATGGGAGACAATTTGATAATGCAGAGTTCAGAGAGTACTACGATGATAACAGCATAGAGCTTCGCTTCACCTCGGTTGCTCACCCACAATCAAACGGGCAGGCGGAAGTTGCCAAtagaatcatccttgatggacttaagaaaaGGGTTGAACGTTCAAGAAAAACTTGGGCAGATGAGTTGCTGCCTATACTATGGGAGTATCGCACCACCTACAAAGTGACTACCGAAGCTACCCCATTTATGCTGGCTTACGGGGCCGAGGCCGTGGTGCCCCTCGAGATCACTCATGGATCCCCTAAGATTAAAGCTTACGAACCAGAGACCAACaaagaaggcatgaggctcgcTCTCGATCTCATTGATGAGGTCAGAGATGAGGCCAACGCTCACAATGCAGAGCATCAATGA